From a region of the Luteolibacter arcticus genome:
- a CDS encoding efflux RND transporter permease subunit, with protein sequence MAQFFIDRPVFAWVVSILISLLGIISITQLPVAQYPAVAPPSISITANYAGASAETLTDTVTSVIEQNLNGIDNLLYMTSASDANGSATITLYFKPGTDPDVAQVQVQNKVQLATPSLPSTVQQQGVVVAKATRNFAMFIALTTDDGSMDAIALGNYMAATVLDPLRRVQGVGEVVQFGTQYAMRVWLDPDKLLSYSLTPGDVNAAIQAQNTQVPVGQIGQLPAAPGQQLNIILQGRATLREADEFRNIILRVNTDGSRVYLRDVARVELGGQDYSIKARIDGRPTAAAAVKLSPTANALDTADGVKKEIERLEQFFPPGVKVIYPLDTSTFVKISVEEVIKTLVEAIILVFLVMYLFLQNFRATLIPTLVVPVALLGTCGLMAAFGFSINVLTMFGMVLAIGILVDDAIVVVENVERIMSEEGLPAKEATRKAMGQITGALIGITVVLTAVFIPMAFFGGSVGTIYRQFTMAMVSCMVFSVFLAMSLTPALCGTLLKQVDAGHHVAKRGFFGWFNRTFDATTDKYQGVVKGILRHSWAGMLALVVVCFGVVHLYQKMPASFLPEEDQGYFLTLVTLPDGATDERTGEALEKMEEYFAKQEEIEHYFTVAGFSFTGKAQNSGLAFIRLKPWEDREGAEHRVQEIIKRAIGGLGGIKDAFVFPINPPAIAELGTSSGFDFWLQDNGGVGHEKLMAARDQLLGLAGANAADPNGVLTGVRPEGLNDAAQIKIELDQDKASALGVSLADINTTMQTAFGSAYVNNFVNGARVQRVIVQLDAPFRMSPEDLGKIWLRNKEGKMVPLSSVTRTEWAYGSPQLQRYNGVPAVNIKGAAKPGRSSGEAMAEMENLAKQLPEGLGFEWSGQSLEEKISGNQAPMLYGVSVLIVFLCLAALYESWSIPAAVIMVVPLGIIGALAAVSFRDLPNDVYFKVGLLTTVGLSTKNAILIIEFAIDLEKAGRGMMESVLEAVKLRLRPILMTSMAFILGVVPLVISSGAGSASQNAIGTGVAGGMISGTVLAIFLVPVFYVVVRRLTKSKVTATNPESNPPAESQPGELSHA encoded by the coding sequence ATGGCTCAATTCTTCATCGACCGCCCCGTATTTGCCTGGGTGGTGTCCATCCTGATCTCCCTGCTGGGGATCATCTCGATCACGCAGCTCCCGGTGGCGCAGTATCCGGCGGTTGCACCGCCGTCGATTTCCATCACGGCGAACTACGCCGGCGCCTCTGCGGAGACCCTGACCGACACCGTGACCTCGGTGATCGAGCAGAACCTCAACGGGATCGACAACCTGCTCTACATGACGTCCGCGAGCGATGCAAACGGCTCCGCGACGATCACTCTCTATTTCAAGCCCGGCACCGATCCCGATGTGGCGCAGGTGCAGGTGCAGAACAAGGTGCAGCTCGCCACGCCGAGCCTGCCCTCCACCGTGCAGCAGCAGGGTGTGGTGGTGGCGAAGGCGACGCGGAACTTCGCGATGTTCATCGCGCTGACCACGGACGATGGCAGCATGGATGCCATCGCGCTGGGCAACTACATGGCAGCCACGGTGCTCGACCCGCTGCGCCGCGTGCAGGGGGTGGGGGAGGTGGTGCAGTTCGGCACGCAATACGCGATGCGCGTGTGGCTCGATCCCGACAAGCTCCTGAGCTATAGCCTGACTCCCGGCGACGTGAATGCCGCGATCCAGGCGCAGAATACCCAGGTACCGGTCGGCCAGATCGGCCAGCTTCCCGCGGCACCGGGGCAGCAGCTCAATATCATCCTGCAAGGCCGCGCGACGCTGCGCGAGGCGGATGAGTTCAGGAACATCATTCTGCGCGTGAATACCGACGGCTCGCGCGTGTATCTGCGCGATGTGGCCCGTGTCGAACTGGGTGGCCAAGACTACTCGATCAAGGCGCGTATCGATGGCCGGCCGACCGCCGCGGCCGCCGTGAAGCTCTCTCCCACCGCGAACGCGCTGGACACCGCCGATGGCGTGAAGAAGGAGATCGAGCGGCTCGAGCAATTCTTCCCGCCGGGTGTGAAGGTGATCTATCCGCTGGATACCTCCACCTTCGTGAAGATCTCCGTGGAGGAAGTGATCAAGACCCTGGTGGAGGCGATCATCCTGGTGTTCCTCGTGATGTATCTGTTCCTGCAGAACTTCCGGGCCACCTTGATTCCCACGCTGGTGGTCCCGGTTGCCTTGTTAGGCACCTGCGGTTTGATGGCGGCCTTCGGCTTCTCGATCAACGTGCTGACGATGTTCGGCATGGTGCTGGCCATCGGTATCCTCGTGGACGACGCCATCGTGGTGGTGGAAAACGTGGAGCGTATCATGAGCGAGGAGGGCCTGCCGGCGAAGGAGGCCACTCGCAAGGCGATGGGCCAGATCACAGGAGCGCTGATCGGCATCACCGTGGTGCTAACGGCGGTATTCATCCCGATGGCCTTCTTCGGCGGCTCGGTGGGCACGATCTACCGGCAGTTCACCATGGCGATGGTGTCGTGCATGGTCTTCTCGGTGTTCCTGGCGATGTCGCTGACACCGGCGCTCTGCGGAACCCTGCTCAAGCAGGTGGATGCCGGTCACCATGTGGCCAAGCGCGGATTCTTCGGGTGGTTCAACCGCACCTTCGACGCGACCACGGACAAGTATCAAGGCGTGGTGAAGGGGATACTCCGGCATAGCTGGGCCGGCATGCTGGCCCTGGTGGTGGTCTGCTTCGGCGTGGTCCATCTCTATCAGAAGATGCCCGCCTCTTTCCTGCCGGAAGAGGATCAAGGTTACTTCCTGACCCTGGTGACCCTGCCTGACGGCGCCACCGATGAGCGCACCGGCGAGGCTCTTGAGAAGATGGAGGAGTACTTCGCCAAGCAGGAAGAGATCGAGCACTACTTCACCGTTGCCGGTTTCAGCTTCACGGGTAAGGCACAGAACTCCGGCCTCGCCTTCATCCGGCTGAAGCCGTGGGAGGACCGCGAGGGCGCGGAGCACCGCGTGCAAGAGATCATCAAGCGCGCCATCGGAGGCCTCGGCGGCATCAAGGACGCCTTTGTCTTCCCGATCAATCCGCCGGCCATTGCGGAACTCGGCACCTCGTCGGGCTTTGACTTCTGGTTGCAGGACAATGGTGGCGTGGGCCACGAGAAGCTGATGGCGGCCCGTGACCAGTTGCTGGGACTGGCCGGTGCGAATGCAGCCGATCCGAATGGCGTGCTCACCGGCGTGCGTCCGGAAGGCCTCAATGACGCGGCCCAGATCAAGATCGAGCTCGATCAGGACAAGGCCAGCGCGCTCGGCGTTTCCCTGGCGGACATCAATACCACGATGCAGACCGCCTTCGGCTCGGCCTACGTGAACAACTTCGTGAACGGTGCCCGCGTGCAGCGCGTGATCGTGCAGCTCGATGCACCCTTCCGCATGAGTCCGGAAGACCTCGGAAAGATCTGGCTGCGGAACAAGGAGGGTAAGATGGTGCCTCTCTCCTCCGTCACCAGGACCGAGTGGGCCTACGGCTCGCCGCAGCTCCAGCGCTACAACGGCGTGCCGGCGGTGAACATCAAGGGGGCAGCCAAGCCGGGCCGGAGCTCGGGTGAGGCGATGGCGGAGATGGAAAACCTGGCCAAGCAACTGCCGGAAGGCCTCGGCTTCGAATGGTCCGGCCAGTCGCTGGAGGAAAAAATCTCGGGCAACCAGGCACCCATGCTCTACGGCGTGTCGGTCCTGATCGTGTTCCTGTGCCTCGCCGCCCTCTACGAGAGCTGGTCGATCCCGGCAGCGGTGATCATGGTGGTGCCGCTCGGGATCATCGGCGCGCTGGCCGCCGTGTCCTTCCGCGATCTGCCAAACGACGTGTATTTCAAGGTCGGCCTGCTCACGACCGTGGGTCTCTCGACCAAGAACGCGATCCTGATCATTGAATTCGCCATCGATCTCGAAAAGGCGGGCAGGGGAATGATGGAATCCGTCCTGGAGGCGGTGAAACTCCGCCTGCGCCCGATTCTCATGACCTCGATGGCCTTCATCCTCGGCGTGGTCCCGCTGGTGATCAGCAGCGGTGCCGGTTCCGCCAGTCAGAATGCGATTGGCACCGGCGTGGCGGGCGGCATGATCTCCGGCACCGTCCTTGCGATCTTCCTCGTTCCGGTCTTTTATGTGGTCGTCCGCCGTCTAACAAAAAGTAAGGTAACCGCGACAAATCCGGAATCCAATCCGCCCGCCGAATCTCAACCCGGGGAACTCTCCCATGCGTAA
- a CDS encoding efflux transporter outer membrane subunit, giving the protein MRKPLFIVLPALIASCSMEPALETINSPVSENFPGNEGGGVSADIAWQKFFTDPRLKRLVSIGLENNRDLRLAILNVDQARAQYGISRSQLFPTVGVSASGSRNRTPSANSPSGTAIDTKAYDVSVGVTAYELDLFGRVRSLNNAALQEYFASDAARVGAQIALVSEIANAYFTERSAVEQMELSKRTLDAVSETYNLTKMRFDAGDVSELDLRSVDVQVQTAKANLAAFQQRRSEAINAIAFLIGTGIPTNLPGGRGLEGGLVSEVRAGVSSQLLIRRPDIRQAEHQLRAANANIGAARAAFFPRVTLTGSRGTASESLGDLFQGGSSAWTFAPQISVPIFDGGFNKSNLEVAEVRKQIEVARYERTIQNAFREVADGLAGRTGLNGQIEAFEGLVSAQQKRFDLADARYKQGVDSYFEVLDAQQDLFDAQRSLIQLRLARVVNAVGLYKALGGGW; this is encoded by the coding sequence ATGCGTAAGCCGCTATTTATCGTCCTGCCCGCGCTCATTGCTTCCTGCTCGATGGAGCCGGCGCTGGAAACCATCAACTCGCCCGTCTCGGAGAACTTCCCCGGCAACGAAGGCGGAGGCGTGTCCGCGGATATCGCGTGGCAGAAGTTCTTCACGGATCCGCGGCTCAAGCGCCTCGTTTCGATCGGCTTGGAGAACAACCGTGACCTGCGGTTGGCCATCCTGAATGTCGATCAGGCCCGCGCCCAGTACGGCATCTCTCGTAGCCAGCTCTTTCCGACGGTGGGTGTCTCCGCTTCCGGCTCACGGAATCGGACGCCGAGTGCCAACTCCCCGAGTGGCACGGCGATCGATACCAAGGCATACGATGTCTCGGTCGGTGTCACGGCATACGAACTCGACCTGTTCGGTCGCGTTCGCAGCCTTAACAACGCCGCTCTCCAGGAATACTTCGCCAGCGATGCGGCCCGAGTGGGGGCCCAGATCGCCCTGGTGTCGGAGATCGCCAACGCCTACTTCACCGAGCGTTCCGCCGTGGAGCAAATGGAGCTTTCCAAGCGCACGCTGGATGCAGTCAGCGAGACCTACAATCTGACCAAGATGCGTTTCGACGCGGGCGATGTCTCCGAACTAGACCTGCGCTCGGTGGACGTCCAGGTGCAGACCGCCAAGGCCAACCTCGCCGCCTTCCAACAGCGCCGCTCCGAGGCGATCAATGCGATCGCCTTCCTCATCGGCACCGGCATTCCGACGAATCTGCCGGGCGGTCGTGGCCTGGAAGGCGGGCTGGTCTCCGAAGTCCGCGCCGGGGTTTCGTCGCAGCTCCTGATCCGCCGGCCGGACATCCGGCAGGCAGAGCACCAGCTCCGCGCAGCCAATGCAAACATCGGTGCCGCGCGTGCCGCTTTCTTCCCGCGTGTCACCCTCACCGGCAGCCGCGGCACGGCCAGCGAAAGCCTGGGCGACCTGTTCCAGGGCGGTAGCTCCGCCTGGACCTTCGCGCCACAGATCAGCGTGCCGATCTTCGACGGCGGGTTCAACAAGTCCAACCTCGAGGTAGCTGAGGTTCGCAAGCAAATCGAGGTGGCCCGTTACGAGAGGACCATCCAGAATGCCTTCCGCGAGGTTGCCGACGGCCTCGCCGGCCGCACCGGTCTCAACGGCCAGATCGAGGCCTTCGAGGGCCTCGTCAGCGCCCAACAGAAACGCTTCGATCTTGCGGATGCCCGCTACAAGCAAGGCGTGGACAGTTACTTCGAAGTATTGGATGCCCAGCAAGATTTGTTCGATGCCCAACGTTCTTTGATTCAACTCCGCCTCGCCCGCGTGGTGAACGCCGTGGGCCTCTACAAGGCCCTGGGAGGCGGCTGGTAA
- a CDS encoding DUF5329 domain-containing protein, with product MTRSRFLLHACLFLAGVPLLNAAELPPEEKAKIEGLISHVAGLKGATFIRNGKDYDAASAAKFLKGKWEAQGKQIRSATEFIEKIGTKSSTTGRAYRIKLADGKETDCGPYLTGLLKKK from the coding sequence ATGACGAGAAGCCGCTTCCTGCTCCATGCCTGCCTCTTCCTCGCAGGCGTGCCACTTCTGAATGCCGCCGAGCTGCCACCGGAGGAGAAGGCGAAGATCGAGGGGCTGATCTCGCATGTGGCGGGGCTGAAGGGCGCGACCTTCATCCGCAATGGCAAGGACTACGACGCCGCCTCGGCCGCGAAGTTCCTGAAGGGAAAGTGGGAGGCGCAGGGGAAGCAGATCCGTAGCGCGACCGAATTCATTGAGAAGATCGGCACCAAGTCATCGACCACCGGCAGGGCCTACCGAATCAAGTTGGCGGACGGAAAAGAGACCGACTGCGGGCCTTATTTGACGGGACTTTTGAAGAAGAAGTGA
- a CDS encoding DUF3472 domain-containing protein, which yields MAVVEVPAFTSFSSPEPNKGADRGRDGEITRWEEKTKLHWYGQIAAKGSLDLSLNLAGELPAGARLKLTVSAQDGSSKGRAVEGKATGELVAFGKVEVSAPGYYRFELEGKGDRLPALKALVLDGPASEGAHFSMVERRNAASIHLGYPVPDEAKEEVEWFYLEVTPKTDPLWSYYMATGWHRGYFGMQVNDPGERRIIFSVWDAGNEAVSRDKVHDEHQVKLLAKGDGVHAGGFGNEGTGGHSHLVYPWKLGDTVHFLMRAQAEGDKTTYTGWFRKSKETQWHLVASFQAPKDGKFLHGLYSFNENFIGSNGDERRVCEFGNGWIRTKSGKWIPLTEARFTHDGHGKSERLDRSAGTIGKRFYLANGGFVEDTNKGAVTKAYDAMKIPAAEGKAPTEAELEKLPMK from the coding sequence ATGGCCGTGGTGGAGGTCCCGGCCTTTACGTCTTTCTCATCGCCCGAGCCTAACAAGGGAGCCGATCGTGGTCGTGACGGCGAGATCACCCGCTGGGAGGAAAAGACCAAGCTCCACTGGTATGGGCAGATTGCCGCGAAGGGTTCGCTCGATCTCTCGCTCAACCTCGCGGGCGAGCTGCCGGCGGGGGCGAGGCTGAAGCTCACGGTCTCGGCGCAGGATGGATCTTCGAAGGGCCGCGCGGTCGAAGGGAAGGCCACGGGAGAGCTGGTCGCCTTTGGAAAGGTCGAGGTCTCCGCGCCGGGCTACTACCGCTTTGAACTTGAAGGGAAGGGGGACAGGCTGCCGGCGCTTAAGGCACTCGTGCTCGATGGTCCGGCTTCCGAAGGAGCGCATTTCTCGATGGTCGAGCGCCGGAATGCCGCCTCGATCCATCTCGGCTATCCGGTGCCGGACGAGGCGAAGGAAGAGGTCGAGTGGTTCTACCTCGAAGTCACGCCGAAGACCGACCCGCTGTGGAGCTACTACATGGCGACCGGTTGGCATCGTGGATATTTCGGCATGCAGGTGAATGACCCGGGTGAGCGCCGCATCATCTTCTCGGTGTGGGACGCGGGCAACGAGGCCGTGAGCCGGGACAAGGTTCATGACGAGCACCAGGTGAAGCTGTTAGCCAAGGGTGACGGCGTGCATGCGGGCGGCTTCGGCAACGAGGGCACCGGAGGCCACAGCCATCTGGTCTATCCGTGGAAGCTCGGCGATACCGTGCACTTCCTGATGCGCGCGCAGGCGGAAGGCGACAAGACGACCTACACCGGTTGGTTCCGCAAATCGAAGGAGACCCAGTGGCACCTGGTTGCCTCATTCCAAGCTCCGAAGGACGGCAAGTTCCTGCACGGCCTCTACTCCTTCAACGAGAACTTCATTGGCAGCAATGGCGACGAGCGGCGGGTCTGTGAATTCGGCAACGGCTGGATCCGTACCAAGTCGGGCAAGTGGATCCCGCTGACGGAAGCCCGCTTCACCCACGATGGCCACGGCAAGTCCGAGCGTTTGGATCGCAGCGCCGGGACCATCGGGAAACGCTTCTATCTCGCGAACGGCGGCTTTGTCGAA